The region GAAGGCGGCAAGGTTCTGTTCCGCCAGATCCAGCGCGCGTTTTTCCGCCTCGTAGAGATCCATGCCGGCAACATTCGGCGCCTTTTCAAGGACAGCCCGGGCCAGATAGCCGAAGCCGGCGCCCAGATCCGCGCTCCTGCCCTTCAGGGTTTCAGGAAGCAAGCTGGCCAGCAGTTTCGAGGCCGGGTCGATCCGGTCCCAGGCGAAGATACCGGGCCGGCTGACATAGGTGCCGTCCAGCACCGGACGCGGCGCATCAAGGGCCAGCCAGTCGGACAACCGCTGGCGGTCTAACGCGTCGGCGCGAACCGTCTCCCAGACGACGCGGCACTTGTTTTTGGTCATCTTGCCGGCGCCGCCCAGAAGCTCGGCCAGATCGCTTTCGAGGGTCTTTGCACCCTCCGTGTTCGGCGCGCAGGCCATGACGAGACCGCCTTCTCTTGCCTTGGCGACAGCGTTTGCAAGCTGCGCCCGGGCTTCCTGGCGCTGGCGGCCGGGAAGGACGAGAACCGCGTCGAAGCCCGACGTCTCCGTTTCGGCCTCGACCTTGAAACCTGCCTTTTGCAGAGCGTCCCTGTCGGGCGCGAAGCTCTGGACGCACAGGACGTTAAACTCCCCGAGCGCCTCCAGGCTGCGTCCCGCCCGGGCGCGCAGGAACAGCACCTGAGCATCGGGACGAAGCTCAACGGCCCCGGTTTCAAGTGGCAGCAACAGGGTTTCCAGCGCGGGATCGGACATGACGGGCCTTGAATTGATAAAGCGTGCAGCGCTCATAGCGCCACAGAGGCCATCCGTCAAAAGATGCTGTCGGACCGGAACGCTTTTCCATCGACGAGAAGCGTGACGGGCAGCGAGCGACCGTCTTCCGCGATCGACACTTCCAGGAGCACGCGGGCCGTCTCCAGCCGCTCTATGATCCTGCCCTCGCCTTCCGGAAGGAAGAAGGCGTCGATGCCGTAGTCGATGCGAATCTCTTCCTCGCTTTTTGAGAGCACCGTACCGGAGATGGCCAGCGATCCGGCTTGCTCCCTGGCTTTTGCCAGAACTGCCGGCTCGGCAGGCTTGTCTCCGTCCCTCGTCAGACCGACAAAAACCTGGTCACCGGCTTCGACCGTCTCTCCTCCCGGCAGGTTTGCCGGAACCTGTCCGATAGCAAGGTTGATGATCACATAGTCCCCGCGCAGCAGGTCCCGCGGATCGACCGGGATGAGTTCCAGCGGCACGACGGTTCCGGTCATCTGAACCTGAAGCCGGTCGGCGAGCGGTATGGCGATCAGACCGAGCTGAAGGAGTGCAACCAGGCCCCAGCGCAGGAACGGCAGGCGAAAGACGGATCTTGCACCGGAGACGGTACCTGGAGCGTCAGCGTTCGAGGTAACGCTCATGACTGCATCTCCTGCCCTTCTGCAGGCACGCCGGGATCGCCTGGCCCTTTCCTGAACAGCCTTGCGAGCCACAGGGCCACGGCGAGCAGCAGGACGCCTGCGACCAGGAAGAAGAGGGATTGCCCGAGCAGCGAGCCGATCGTGACCTGCAGCAGCCAGAGCGACACCGCCGTCAGGCCGAGATAGGCGCACAGCATCCAGAAACGGTTGTTGTACCAGGTCCCGAGGGCGCACAGAGCCACGAGCGCGGCAAGGCTGACAGCAGC is a window of Roseibium salinum DNA encoding:
- a CDS encoding class I SAM-dependent methyltransferase; the encoded protein is MSDPALETLLLPLETGAVELRPDAQVLFLRARAGRSLEALGEFNVLCVQSFAPDRDALQKAGFKVEAETETSGFDAVLVLPGRQRQEARAQLANAVAKAREGGLVMACAPNTEGAKTLESDLAELLGGAGKMTKNKCRVVWETVRADALDRQRLSDWLALDAPRPVLDGTYVSRPGIFAWDRIDPASKLLASLLPETLKGRSADLGAGFGYLARAVLEKAPNVAGMDLYEAEKRALDLAEQNLAAFKGKKTMTGIWSDVTKGIEGPYDFIVSNPPFHQAGKADRTDVGQGFIRAAAAGLRSGGDFYMVANRHLPYEQTLTEVFAHVVQLADEGGYKVIKAVKAKGGR
- a CDS encoding GDYXXLXY domain-containing protein → MSVTSNADAPGTVSGARSVFRLPFLRWGLVALLQLGLIAIPLADRLQVQMTGTVVPLELIPVDPRDLLRGDYVIINLAIGQVPANLPGGETVEAGDQVFVGLTRDGDKPAEPAVLAKAREQAGSLAISGTVLSKSEEEIRIDYGIDAFFLPEGEGRIIERLETARVLLEVSIAEDGRSLPVTLLVDGKAFRSDSIF